In the genome of Segatella copri, one region contains:
- a CDS encoding DUF3408 domain-containing protein, with protein MAKTKDAVLAPGQKELMEKEYLDFVKPSTYGNKANPSSCNSLYDDVENPELRAIVEKVAATTPYREETSTNEAQSPPNPQKRISGKQRKATLEEYQQTFLQVPRIDDRKPVFVSSDVRDRLDRVVRILGGRRMSVSGIIENIVRHHLSLYEEDFEAWRKL; from the coding sequence ATGGCAAAAACAAAAGATGCAGTCTTGGCTCCTGGGCAAAAGGAGCTGATGGAAAAAGAGTATTTGGATTTTGTTAAACCATCTACGTATGGCAACAAAGCCAATCCAAGTAGTTGTAATTCTCTCTATGATGATGTAGAGAACCCAGAGTTGAGAGCAATTGTAGAGAAAGTTGCTGCAACAACTCCCTATCGAGAGGAAACATCAACGAATGAGGCTCAATCGCCACCGAATCCGCAGAAGCGCATCAGCGGCAAGCAGCGCAAGGCAACACTGGAGGAGTATCAGCAGACCTTCCTCCAAGTTCCAAGGATTGACGACCGCAAGCCAGTCTTCGTCAGTTCCGATGTACGAGACCGTCTTGATCGTGTCGTCCGCATCCTCGGAGGGAGACGCATGAGCGTATCGGGCATCATCGAGAACATCGTGCGCCACCACCTAAGCCTTTATGAAGAGGACTTCGAGGCTTGGCGCAAATTGTGA
- a CDS encoding relaxase/mobilization nuclease domain-containing protein: MIGKLKKGSSFGGCIRYVTGKDEAKIIVSDGVLLGTNAEMTQSFELQRQLNPRIKKPVGHIALSFKPEDKPRLTDEFMAKIALEYMQMMGITDTQFIIVRHHNTDNPHCHIVYNRINNEGKLISDRNDYRRNEQVTKVLKSKYGLTYGTDKSKTNTRKLRNAERAKYEIHNAVKDALKGADSWQKFKNELAKRGVLLEFVYKDKERTKVQGIRFCKDGYSFKGTQISRDYSFGKLNARLEGTENLLSARAKSAQQYEQGYHKNNQEPSISESSQDPWDGISSIGLFAPANAQTFEQFPEDESSKKKKKKRRRGFSL; the protein is encoded by the coding sequence ATGATAGGCAAGCTAAAGAAGGGCAGCTCATTTGGTGGTTGCATCCGCTATGTTACAGGCAAGGACGAGGCGAAAATCATCGTCTCGGATGGTGTGTTACTCGGCACGAATGCCGAGATGACGCAAAGTTTCGAGCTACAGAGGCAGCTAAATCCAAGGATTAAGAAGCCTGTGGGACACATTGCATTGAGCTTCAAACCCGAGGACAAGCCACGTTTGACGGATGAGTTCATGGCTAAGATAGCCCTTGAATACATGCAGATGATGGGCATCACCGATACCCAATTCATCATCGTAAGGCATCACAATACGGACAATCCACATTGTCATATCGTGTATAACCGCATCAATAACGAGGGCAAACTCATATCAGACAGGAATGATTACAGGCGTAATGAGCAAGTTACCAAGGTCCTAAAATCCAAATATGGGCTGACTTACGGAACGGATAAGAGCAAGACTAATACTCGCAAGTTACGCAATGCTGAGCGTGCCAAATACGAGATTCACAATGCCGTCAAGGATGCCTTGAAAGGCGCTGATAGTTGGCAGAAATTCAAGAATGAACTTGCAAAGCGAGGTGTTCTCTTGGAGTTTGTCTATAAGGACAAGGAGCGAACCAAGGTGCAAGGCATCCGATTCTGCAAGGACGGATATAGCTTCAAGGGTACGCAGATTAGCCGAGACTATAGCTTTGGCAAACTGAATGCGAGATTAGAGGGAACGGAGAACCTTTTATCAGCAAGAGCCAAATCTGCTCAGCAATATGAGCAAGGCTATCACAAGAACAACCAGGAGCCATCCATATCGGAGAGCAGTCAAGACCCTTGGGACGGTATTTCTTCCATAGGACTTTTTGCTCCTGCCAATGCACAGACCTTTGAGCAATTCCCAGAGGATGAATCATCCAAGAAAAAAAAGAAGAAACGCAGAAGAGGCTTTAGCCTTTGA
- a CDS encoding helix-turn-helix domain-containing protein: protein MSNEVMTRNSEWMNHIVNHLNRMVDNFERAVMNYRPMLGGERFMTDKELCARLQLSRRTLQDYRNNGVIPYIQLGGKILYRESDIQKILMANYREAYRMKGL, encoded by the coding sequence ATGAGCAATGAAGTAATGACAAGAAACAGCGAGTGGATGAACCACATCGTGAACCACCTCAACCGAATGGTTGACAATTTTGAACGTGCCGTGATGAACTACCGCCCCATGCTTGGCGGTGAGCGCTTCATGACGGACAAGGAGCTTTGCGCCAGGCTGCAACTGAGCCGAAGAACCCTGCAGGACTACCGAAACAACGGTGTCATCCCGTATATCCAGCTTGGCGGAAAGATACTCTACCGCGAGTCCGACATTCAGAAGATTCTGATGGCTAACTATCGTGAGGCGTACCGAATGAAGGGCTTGTAG
- a CDS encoding helix-turn-helix domain-containing protein: MGFIVFEEEAFNYLDAQLENFVKRMDRIRERSEDKTMNKWLDTQDVCQTLNICPRTVQTLRDNGTLAYTQISHKTYYKPEDVMAIAAVVEDRKKDMRFRKRTG, translated from the coding sequence ATGGGATTCATCGTATTCGAGGAAGAGGCATTCAACTATCTTGATGCCCAGTTGGAGAACTTCGTGAAGCGCATGGACAGAATCCGTGAGCGCAGTGAGGACAAGACCATGAACAAGTGGCTCGACACGCAGGACGTGTGTCAGACGCTCAACATCTGCCCACGGACAGTGCAGACGCTTCGGGACAACGGAACTTTGGCTTATACGCAAATCAGCCACAAGACCTACTACAAGCCGGAGGACGTGATGGCTATCGCAGCAGTAGTGGAGGACAGGAAAAAGGACATGCGCTTTCGCAAGCGCACAGGTTAG
- a CDS encoding plasmid mobilization protein has product MTSIQKQNRKKGGRPPTGRIHKLSKSVTVKFSKPSYEALRLRARKANRKLAEYIRESALNGEVVSGHNAETVAIAKNLIGMANNLNQLTKLSHQRGFHETHVYVVDLLRRLKEILGEYRQASYKPKPSSMGRKEDTT; this is encoded by the coding sequence ATGACAAGCATACAGAAACAGAACAGGAAAAAGGGTGGAAGACCGCCCACAGGCAGGATTCACAAGCTGTCGAAGTCTGTCACGGTGAAGTTCTCGAAGCCAAGCTACGAGGCACTGAGGCTGAGGGCGAGAAAAGCCAACCGCAAGTTGGCGGAGTACATCCGTGAGTCCGCCTTGAACGGCGAGGTGGTCAGCGGACACAATGCAGAGACGGTAGCCATCGCCAAGAACCTCATTGGCATGGCGAACAACCTCAACCAACTTACCAAGCTGTCGCATCAGAGAGGTTTCCATGAAACCCATGTATATGTGGTGGACTTGTTGAGAAGATTGAAAGAAATCCTTGGCGAGTATCGCCAAGCAAGTTATAAACCGAAGCCAAGCAGTATGGGCAGAAAGGAGGATACCACATGA
- a CDS encoding radical SAM/SPASM domain-containing protein, whose product MNYIRLNPQYIIRNEKCCSYIVKLEQQVDNDVQGNSGNIFVVPPVVGFIISEIGKNTTTISLQKISLSLGIDIAKIEYFVNNLIGKNESRFTYKYQTFVIPAHLLVYSMLPDERKYYFEQGYSPFDKFINKRPTVPFNVSIMVTTACNTNCIYCYAKRSKNLSMPLQKIERIIDECHKIGVSNIALTGGDIFARKDWKELLGYTLNKGYYPFLSTKTPLTEDDVKLLKGIGIDKMQFSLDSIDGGIIQVMVGGSKAYVEKVKKMFLYCQQNGVSLNVRSVITIHNGTVENFKELYDFLSQFENIIDWVITPAFYSEFKEEYKDYTPRNEQLASISSYVDAQKKHFPIFLNKINKCGYQLKRFKTVNEFVSNNQICHAGNYMLSILTTGICTPCEMLYDNPDFVLGNIYNFPLKTIWNSPKALEICTFSQIEKRDTNSPCKHCKVIDICRKSINRRVCFVDISKTLGKGYFDYPDPRCPNSTVTGYIL is encoded by the coding sequence ATGAACTATATAAGATTAAATCCTCAATATATTATTCGCAATGAAAAATGTTGTTCGTATATTGTAAAATTGGAACAACAAGTAGATAACGACGTACAAGGAAATTCTGGGAATATCTTTGTCGTACCACCTGTAGTAGGATTTATTATATCTGAAATTGGTAAAAATACTACGACAATATCATTGCAAAAAATTTCTTTGTCATTGGGTATAGATATTGCCAAAATTGAATATTTTGTGAATAATTTAATCGGTAAAAATGAAAGTAGGTTTACTTATAAGTATCAAACATTTGTTATTCCCGCTCATTTATTGGTTTATAGTATGTTGCCAGACGAACGTAAATATTACTTTGAGCAGGGATATAGTCCATTTGACAAATTCATTAACAAGCGTCCTACAGTGCCTTTCAATGTTAGCATTATGGTGACAACGGCATGTAACACCAATTGTATTTATTGCTATGCAAAACGTAGTAAAAACCTTTCTATGCCATTACAAAAAATAGAAAGAATTATAGATGAATGCCATAAAATTGGAGTTTCTAACATAGCTTTAACTGGAGGTGATATTTTTGCACGTAAAGATTGGAAAGAACTTCTTGGATATACATTAAATAAAGGGTATTATCCATTTCTTTCGACAAAGACACCGTTGACAGAGGATGATGTTAAGTTGTTAAAGGGTATCGGTATTGACAAAATGCAATTTTCTTTAGATTCAATTGATGGTGGCATCATACAAGTAATGGTTGGTGGCTCTAAAGCATATGTTGAAAAAGTAAAGAAGATGTTTTTGTATTGCCAACAAAATGGCGTGTCTTTAAATGTCAGAAGTGTTATAACTATCCATAATGGAACTGTTGAAAATTTCAAAGAGTTGTATGATTTTTTGTCTCAATTCGAAAATATTATTGATTGGGTAATAACTCCTGCATTTTATTCTGAGTTTAAGGAAGAATACAAAGACTATACACCAAGAAATGAGCAATTGGCATCTATTTCATCATATGTAGATGCTCAAAAGAAACATTTCCCAATCTTTTTAAATAAAATAAATAAGTGTGGGTATCAGTTGAAGAGATTTAAGACTGTTAACGAGTTTGTAAGTAACAATCAAATATGCCATGCAGGAAATTATATGCTGTCTATTTTGACTACAGGAATATGCACACCTTGTGAAATGCTTTATGACAATCCAGACTTTGTTCTTGGGAATATATATAATTTCCCATTAAAAACAATTTGGAATTCACCAAAAGCATTAGAGATATGTACATTTAGTCAAATTGAAAAGAGAGACACAAACTCTCCTTGTAAGCATTGCAAAGTTATTGATATTTGTCGCAAATCTATAAATAGACGTGTATGTTTTGTCGATATATCTAAGACTTTAGGTAAAGGCTATTTTGATTACCCAGACCCAAGATGTCCAAATTCTACCGTGACAGGTTATATTTTATAG
- a CDS encoding site-specific integrase codes for MKIEKFKVLLYLKKSGMDKNGKAPIMGRITVNRTMAQFSCKLSCTPSLWNPRASRLEGKSKEAVETNKDIEQLLLSIQKAFDVLVEKRTDFEAKDVKEALQGSVKTQTTLLSFVDEHISELSTHEGIDMSKSSVWTYRKIRRNLAEFIGAKYRLTDLAFGQLTEPFISDFHHYLLDEKGFSSGTITIYVSLFKKMCRIAFERGLCKNLLFAHYRVGTPKVTTPKALSMSDFIKIRDVELPEDKPRLSVSRDLFLFACYAGTAFIDTVSITKANVKVLEDGDKWLIYNRKKTGTLARVKLLPEALELMAKYEDGARDTLFPLLSTNRVRIDLITICKLAETSKTYSYHSGRHSFASLITLEAGVPMETICKMLGHKDVKMTQRYARVTQKKLFEDMDKFIAATEKDFILAL; via the coding sequence ATGAAAATCGAAAAATTCAAGGTGTTGCTCTACCTAAAAAAGAGCGGAATGGACAAGAACGGAAAAGCTCCCATCATGGGACGCATCACGGTGAACAGGACTATGGCGCAGTTCTCCTGCAAGTTGTCTTGCACTCCATCGCTTTGGAATCCTCGTGCCAGCCGATTGGAGGGCAAGAGCAAGGAAGCCGTGGAAACCAACAAGGACATCGAGCAGTTGTTGCTTTCCATCCAAAAGGCTTTCGATGTGCTTGTGGAAAAGAGAACGGACTTCGAGGCTAAGGATGTCAAGGAGGCCTTGCAGGGCAGCGTCAAGACACAGACCACACTTCTCTCCTTCGTGGACGAGCATATCAGCGAACTCAGCACCCATGAGGGCATCGATATGTCGAAGAGCAGTGTCTGGACTTACAGAAAGATTCGCAGGAATCTCGCTGAGTTCATCGGGGCGAAGTATAGGTTGACTGATTTGGCTTTCGGACAGCTGACCGAGCCTTTCATCAGTGATTTTCACCATTACTTGCTTGACGAGAAAGGCTTTTCATCAGGAACCATCACCATCTATGTGTCGCTCTTCAAGAAGATGTGCCGCATCGCCTTTGAGCGAGGCTTGTGCAAGAACCTGCTGTTCGCCCATTATCGGGTTGGCACTCCAAAGGTTACGACACCCAAGGCTCTCAGCATGTCTGATTTCATAAAAATCCGTGATGTGGAACTGCCCGAAGACAAGCCGAGACTATCCGTTAGCCGTGACCTGTTTCTTTTCGCCTGCTATGCAGGAACAGCCTTCATAGACACCGTTTCCATTACGAAAGCCAATGTCAAGGTGTTGGAGGATGGCGACAAATGGCTCATCTATAACCGTAAGAAGACCGGAACACTTGCCAGGGTGAAACTCCTGCCCGAGGCGTTGGAGCTGATGGCGAAATACGAGGACGGGGCAAGAGATACCCTTTTCCCATTGCTGAGCACGAATCGTGTTCGTATCGATCTCATCACCATCTGCAAGTTGGCGGAAACGAGCAAGACCTATTCCTACCATTCGGGACGACACTCGTTCGCCAGCCTCATTACGCTGGAGGCTGGTGTGCCGATGGAGACCATCTGCAAGATGCTCGGTCACAAGGATGTGAAGATGACACAGCGGTATGCGAGAGTAACCCAAAAGAAGCTGTTTGAGGACATGGACAAGTTCATCGCTGCAACCGAGAAGGACTTTATTCTCGCATTATGA
- a CDS encoding site-specific integrase, protein MSRSTFSILPYINRQKVKADGTANILCRITVDGKSAAISTGISCTPQEWNAKKGEVRNARDNGRLASFLAEVKDKYNSLLTANGIITVEMLKAVLKDKDTTGRFLLNFGDTIVEWYRTSKARQTFLHKRTWQKNLRAFVHSLDKDDIAFEDIDENFGEEYKLFLKRDQGRIDSYVNHCLLWLNMLMYKAVDRSIIRFNPIAKIEYEKKAAPKMTHISKADFIKMLSTPMADERTELARRCFIFASLTSLSYIDVKKLYPHHISENSDGRKFIRKEREKTGVEFFVPLHPIAEKILSLYNTTDDSKPVFPLGEKKDIYLDVHTLGMVLGISNKLGFHASRHTFGVLMLNEDIPIGSIAKMMGHADITSTQVYAQVTEQKISNDMDKLIAKRERNRLSNEKTIGK, encoded by the coding sequence ATGAGCAGAAGTACATTTTCAATTTTGCCTTACATCAACAGACAGAAGGTGAAGGCAGACGGAACAGCCAACATACTTTGCCGCATCACCGTTGACGGCAAAAGTGCAGCCATTTCCACAGGCATATCCTGTACCCCACAGGAGTGGAACGCCAAGAAGGGAGAGGTACGGAACGCAAGGGACAACGGACGATTGGCAAGTTTCCTTGCTGAGGTCAAGGATAAATACAACTCACTTCTTACCGCCAATGGCATCATCACCGTGGAAATGCTGAAGGCAGTGTTGAAGGACAAGGACACGACAGGAAGGTTCTTGCTGAACTTTGGTGATACCATCGTGGAATGGTATCGAACCTCAAAAGCCAGACAAACCTTTCTGCACAAGCGGACATGGCAGAAGAACCTGAGAGCCTTTGTCCATTCGTTGGATAAGGACGACATCGCCTTTGAGGACATAGACGAGAATTTCGGGGAGGAATACAAGCTATTCCTGAAACGAGACCAGGGACGTATCGACAGCTACGTGAACCATTGCCTTCTCTGGCTGAACATGTTGATGTACAAGGCAGTGGACAGGAGCATTATCCGCTTCAATCCCATAGCCAAGATAGAGTATGAGAAGAAGGCAGCCCCGAAGATGACCCATATCAGCAAGGCAGACTTCATCAAGATGCTCTCTACCCCGATGGCTGACGAGCGAACGGAGCTTGCACGCAGATGTTTCATTTTTGCCTCGCTCACCTCCTTATCCTATATAGATGTAAAGAAACTGTACCCTCACCATATCAGTGAGAACTCCGATGGCAGGAAGTTCATCCGCAAGGAAAGAGAGAAGACAGGCGTGGAGTTCTTCGTGCCGCTCCATCCGATAGCCGAGAAGATTCTTTCGCTCTACAATACCACGGACGACAGCAAGCCTGTTTTTCCACTGGGTGAGAAGAAAGACATCTATCTTGATGTGCATACCCTTGGAATGGTGCTTGGCATAAGTAATAAGTTGGGATTCCACGCCAGCCGCCATACATTCGGAGTCTTGATGCTCAACGAGGACATTCCCATCGGCAGCATAGCCAAGATGATGGGACACGCAGACATTACAAGCACACAGGTCTATGCGCAGGTGACGGAGCAGAAGATTTCAAACGACATGGATAAGCTTATTGCCAAGCGAGAAAGGAACAGATTATCGAACGAAAAAACTATTGGAAAATGA